The DNA region ACTCGACGTGAACGCGATCACGCGCGCGCTTCAGCGCGGTTATCTCCGCCGCATCAGCGGCGACAGCGTGAATGCGGTGAATGCACCGACCTTTATGCAGCGTCTCGGCGTGCAGTTCGAAGTCGTGAAACTGAGCGATGCGGGTGACTACACCGATCTCATCGAAGTCGAAGCGACGGGTGGCGACGGCAGCGTGAACAGCGCGAGCGGCACGCTGATCGGCAAATCGAATTCGCCGCGTATCGTCGGCATCAATGGCCGCGAAGTGGAAGTGGCGGCTGAAGGTTCGCTGCTTGTTCTCGAGAACAACGACCAACCCGGCATGGTCGGAGCGGTTGGCACGCTGCTCGGTCAGGATGGCGTGAACATCGCGGACATGTCGCTCTCGCGGCTGACGCCGGGCGGCACGGCCTACATGGTGGTGCGCGTCGATCACGAGCCGAGCGAGAAGGCCCGCGCGGCGATCAAGGCGAACGCGGCAATCAAGTTCGCGAAGTTCGTGCAGCTCTGAGGCTGATTTCTTTTTAAGACAAAACCCGCGCTGAGAGGCGCGGGTTTTTTTGTTGAGAATTGGAGGCGGGTGGCGAGACGAGTGCGCTCACTCGTTGATAACTGACTACTCTCTGATTGCCACACCAGCGGGAGCGTCTGACGGTTTGCGGCGTGATCGCCTCCGTCGCTTTCCGGAATTTCAAGGCGCTGCGTAATGCTCATCTTGAGCTGGCGCCTTTCAATCTTGTGATCGGGCCGAATGGCTCGGGGAAAACGAGTCTCATCGATGCGCTGATGCGGTTGCGGTCGCTGTCGAAGCTGCCGCTGCGCGAGCCGGTGCCGGAAGCGGAGCGGGATATTCACGATGGGCCCGAGGTGACGTTTCAGTTTACGCCGCCGTATGAGGCGTCGGAGGCGGTGATCGGGTGCGTGTCGGACACGCAGTGCGATTTGTTGCAGGTTGATCCGGTCGGGAAGGATTGGCCGGAGCTGCGCACGCGGCTGCAGGGGATGCGGAGTTATGTGTTCGATCATCACGCGATCGCGGCGCGGTCGGCGGCGCGGGAGGGCGCGGAGTTAACGACGACGGGTGGGAATCTCGCGGCGGTGCTGGCGACATTGCGGAAGAATCATCCGGAGGATTTTGCGGCGTTGAGCGCGGAGCTGATGCGGATTTTGCCGGAGTACGCGGCGATCGACTGCGAGACGGGGAAGGACGGGATGGTCGGGTTCGTGCTGGTGTTGCGCGAAGGCGGGGAGCGCATCCCGGCGGACAATGTTTCGCAGGGGACGCTTTATCTGCTGACGATGCTGGCACTGGCGTTCGATGCGACGCCGCCGTCTGTCGTGTGTATTGAAGAAATCGATCGCGGGTTTCATCCACGGCTGCTGCGGGATGTGCGCGATGTGCTTTACCGACTGAGTCATCCGGCAGGGTTTGGGCTGAAGCGCGAGCCCGTGCAGGTGATTGCGACGACGCATTCGCCGTACCTGCTGGATCTGTTTCGCGATCATCCGGAGGAGATCGTCATCTCGGAGAAGATCGGGGCGGCGGCGACATTTTCGCGGCTGGCGGAGCGGGGGGATTTGAAGGAGCTGCTGGAAGAAGGGACGCTCGGCGACATGTGGTTCACGGGGATTCTGGGCGGTGTGCCGGAGGAGAAAAATGACTGACGTGCGTGCGGGGTTGAAACTCGCGATCATCAGTGAGTCGCCGGCGGATGAGGCTGCGCTGAAGGTTTTGGTGGAAGCGGTGCTGCGCGAGCGCGTCACGTGGGTGACGCCGACCTTGCGGGCACGGGGCTGGCCTTCTGTCGCGCAGGTGCTGCCGGCGGTGATCCGGCATCTGCATTTCAATACGGACGCGGACGGGATCGTGGTGGTGGTGGATTCAGATGATTCGCTGGTTCACACACCCGAGCATGATGCGCCGGGGTATTATCATCCGCATTGCCGCATCTGCCAGTTGCGTGGGGTCTATCGGCAGACGGTGAAGAAGCTGCCAGCGGCGAGAGGGCGCGACCGCATTTTGCGGGCGGTGGGTGTGGCTGTGCCAGCGGTCGAGGCGTGGTACTTGTGCGGGCGCGACGAGCGGGTGACGGAGGCGGTGTGGACGCGAGGGCAGGAGAGCGGCGTGATGCCGTACACGCGCGGGGAGTTGAAGTGGCGGGTGTATGGGACGGACAGACCGAGCCTGGCGCATGAGACGCGGTGCGCGCTGGAGGAAGTGGCGCGGCATCGGAAGGACACGCGGAGGCTGGAGAACGATTTCCCGGGGTTTGCCTCGCTGGCGAAGGATTTGCGTGAGTGGCGGCAAATGAATCGTTGACATATCAATCATCGACAGCAGAACAACTGGTCATGTCTTCGACCGGTCCCGATCTGATTGCAGCTGTCATGGCCACGGCAGATGCGCTTATGCGCGAGAGTCACCGGCTGTTTCGTCCGCACGGACTGACCGGGGCGCAGTATAATGTGCTGAACGTGCTGGCGGCGCGGGATGAGGCGATGAGCCAGCGGGAGTTGAGCGATGTGCTGGTGGTTGATCGGTCGAATGTGACGGGGTTGCTCGACCGGATGGAAAAAGCCGGGTGGGTGAAGCGGGCGGATGATCCGGCGGACCGGCGGGTTTACCGGATCTCGCTGACGGCGGCGGGGCGGAAGTTGTGGGCAAAGGTGCGGCCGAAGTACGAAGACAGCGTGGCGGCGGTGACGCGCGGGCTGGGGGCGGCGCAGATGAAGGCGGGCATAGAGCTTTTGCAGTGCTTGGAAAAAGCGTCGGTCAACTGGCGGGGCGGAGCAGACAGGAAAATACTTTGAAGTGAACGCACGGATTTTTGCATAACCTTTTATCCACATGGAATCCCCTGTTTTCAGGCGGTACTCGTACCTGCCGCGCCTTGTTGAGCTTGTTGCCGTTTTTATCGCCCGTCTGCTGTACCGTGTGCAGGTGCGTGGGGCGGAGCGGGTGCCGGAGACGGGCGGGATGTTGCTGCTGGCGAATCATCTTTCGTACGCGGATCCGGTGGTGCTGCAGCTGGCATGTCCGCGTCGGCTGCATTTTGTCGGCTATGCGGGGCTGAAGGAAAACTGGTTTATGAACCTGGTTTTTAAGTGGAGCGGGACTATTCCGATTTCTCCGCGGAGCGCGGTGGAGAGCACGCGGCGGATTGTGCGGTTGCTGGAGGCGGGGGAGGCGGTGTGCCTTTTTCCCGAGGGAGAAATTTCGCGGACGGGACAGTTGATGCAGATCAAGCGTGGGTTCGAACTCATGGCGAAGAAGGCGGGAGTGCCGGTGGTGCCGGTGGCGCATGATGGATTGTGGGGCTCGGTGTTTTCGTTTTCGGGCAACAAGTATCTTTTCAAGGCGCCGCGCGTGATGCCGACGCCGGTGTGCGTGAGTTTCGGCGAGGCGATCCCGGCGGCGGAAGCGACGGCGGCGCGGGTGCGGAGGGATCTGCTCGATCTCGGTTACGAGGCGTTCATGGAGCGGCCGGTACTCAAGCGGCATCTGGGGCGCGAGGTGGTGCGGTCGCTGGCGAAGCGGCCGTGGTCAACTCAAGTGATCGACCGGACGTCGGAGCGGCGCGAGGTGTCTGCGGGCAAGTTGCTGGGTGCGGCGGCGGCGTTGTCGCGACGGCTGAGGAAAACGGTGCCAGGCAAACGTGTGGGCATCGTGCTGCCGCCGGGGGCGGGGGCTTTCATCGCGAACGTGGCGGTGGTGTGCGCGGGGAAGGTGCCGGTGAATTTGAATTTCACGGCGGGCAAGGCGGCCATCGAGTCGAGTCTGCGTGCCGCAGAAATCGATACGGTGCTGACGGCTGACGTGGTGAAGGTGAAGCTGCCGGCGTTTCCTTGGCCGGAGAAGTCGCTCGATCTGCGCAAAGAGATTCTGGCGGCGGGCAAGGTTTCCGTGCTGCTCTGGACGATCGCGGCGTGGGTGCTGCCGAATCAGCTGGTGCCGGTGCTGCTGGGTATTCCGAGCAAGGGAGACAACGAGGAGGCGGGGTTGTTGTTCACGAGCGGGAGTTCGGGCGATCCGAAGGGCGTGGTGCTTTCGCATCGGAACATTCTGGCGAACTGCTGGCAGATCTCGTCGCTCTCGATTCTGCCGAACACGGCGATTTTGATGGGGTGTCTGCCGGTGTTTCACAGCTTCGGATTCACGGTGACGTTGTGGTATCCGCTGCTGCGCGGGTGTCATCTGGTGACGGTGCCGAGTCCGCTCGATACACGGAAGATCGTGGATGCTATCCGGGACGAGGGCGTGACAGTGATGATCGGTGCGCCGACATTTCTACGGCCAATCTTGAAGCGGGCGGAGACGTGGGAGCTGCGGTCGCTGGAGTTGCTGGTGTCGGGCGCGGAGAAGATGCCGCGCGATCTGTACGACGCGTTTACCGAGCGTTTCCACATCGAGATCATGCAGGGTTACGGGCTGACGGAGACGACGCCGGTGGCGAATGTGAACCAGCATCATCCGCCGGTGATCACGGAGACGGGCTCGCATCAGGATGGGAAGCGATTGGGCTCGGTCGGGCGCATGATGCCGGGTGTGACGGCGCGCATTGTCGATCCCGATACGTTTGCGGAGAAGCCGCAGACGGAGACGGGGATGTTGTTGTTTCGCGGGCCGAATGTTTTTGGCGGCTATCTGAAGGACGCGGAGAAGACGGCGGCGGCGTTTCGCGACGGCTGGTTCGTGACGGGCGATCTGGCGCGTTTCGATGAGGACGGGTTTTTGTTTATCGAGGGTCGGCTGTCGCGGTTTTCGAAGATCGGCGGCGAGATGGTGCCGCATGGGACGGTGGAGAATGCGATCGCGTCGGCGTTCGATTGGGACTCGGCGGAGATTCAGGCGGTGGTGGTCGGCGTGCCGGATGCGGCGAAGGGCGAGGCGCTGGTGTTGCTGACGACGCAGGACGTCACGCTGGAGCAGTTGCGCGAGAAGTTGCAGGCTGCGGGGCTGGCGGCGCTGTGGATTCCGAAGACGATCAAGCGCGTGGAAGCGATTCCGATGCTGGGGACGGGCAAGGTCGATCTGAAGGGGTGCAGGCAGGCGGCGATGGAGGCGTGAGGCGGGGCGGGAGGAGATATCCACCATCGAACGCCCAACATCCATGCCGATGGCCAGTGGCGGACTGCGAACGCTTAACTCTTAACGTTTAACGCTGAACGCTCAACGAGCGAGCTGAAGGCTGTGAGCGCGGTGATCGCGATGGGGTTGAGCGGCGGTCAATTGGCGTCTCCCTGTGAGGACCGTTTGCCGCTACGGGCGTCAGGCCTTGGTGCCGCTCGCCAAGAGGGTTTCGAAATGGGGCTCGGTGGTTTCCTTGGCGGCGGTGGTGACGTCGAGTTGTTGGAAGCC from Nibricoccus aquaticus includes:
- a CDS encoding AMP-binding protein; amino-acid sequence: MESPVFRRYSYLPRLVELVAVFIARLLYRVQVRGAERVPETGGMLLLANHLSYADPVVLQLACPRRLHFVGYAGLKENWFMNLVFKWSGTIPISPRSAVESTRRIVRLLEAGEAVCLFPEGEISRTGQLMQIKRGFELMAKKAGVPVVPVAHDGLWGSVFSFSGNKYLFKAPRVMPTPVCVSFGEAIPAAEATAARVRRDLLDLGYEAFMERPVLKRHLGREVVRSLAKRPWSTQVIDRTSERREVSAGKLLGAAAALSRRLRKTVPGKRVGIVLPPGAGAFIANVAVVCAGKVPVNLNFTAGKAAIESSLRAAEIDTVLTADVVKVKLPAFPWPEKSLDLRKEILAAGKVSVLLWTIAAWVLPNQLVPVLLGIPSKGDNEEAGLLFTSGSSGDPKGVVLSHRNILANCWQISSLSILPNTAILMGCLPVFHSFGFTVTLWYPLLRGCHLVTVPSPLDTRKIVDAIRDEGVTVMIGAPTFLRPILKRAETWELRSLELLVSGAEKMPRDLYDAFTERFHIEIMQGYGLTETTPVANVNQHHPPVITETGSHQDGKRLGSVGRMMPGVTARIVDPDTFAEKPQTETGMLLFRGPNVFGGYLKDAEKTAAAFRDGWFVTGDLARFDEDGFLFIEGRLSRFSKIGGEMVPHGTVENAIASAFDWDSAEIQAVVVGVPDAAKGEALVLLTTQDVTLEQLREKLQAAGLAALWIPKTIKRVEAIPMLGTGKVDLKGCRQAAMEA
- a CDS encoding AAA family ATPase; the protein is MIASVAFRNFKALRNAHLELAPFNLVIGPNGSGKTSLIDALMRLRSLSKLPLREPVPEAERDIHDGPEVTFQFTPPYEASEAVIGCVSDTQCDLLQVDPVGKDWPELRTRLQGMRSYVFDHHAIAARSAAREGAELTTTGGNLAAVLATLRKNHPEDFAALSAELMRILPEYAAIDCETGKDGMVGFVLVLREGGERIPADNVSQGTLYLLTMLALAFDATPPSVVCIEEIDRGFHPRLLRDVRDVLYRLSHPAGFGLKREPVQVIATTHSPYLLDLFRDHPEEIVISEKIGAAATFSRLAERGDLKELLEEGTLGDMWFTGILGGVPEEKND
- a CDS encoding MarR family winged helix-turn-helix transcriptional regulator, which produces MSSTGPDLIAAVMATADALMRESHRLFRPHGLTGAQYNVLNVLAARDEAMSQRELSDVLVVDRSNVTGLLDRMEKAGWVKRADDPADRRVYRISLTAAGRKLWAKVRPKYEDSVAAVTRGLGAAQMKAGIELLQCLEKASVNWRGGADRKIL